The Salmo salar chromosome ssa06, Ssal_v3.1, whole genome shotgun sequence genome window below encodes:
- the cep85l gene encoding centrosomal protein of 85 kDa-like isoform X6 → MPSPSSGSKLSTAPSPGSSPWSSCQLPSPLDSPLDMKDPRPVRRWSSLTRLSPQEKTIPGGRAAYRSDPHGSLDRGVLYGYRHDPLGPTDPYLSHLQSPGAEARYKYPLSTKTDSHSACSSPLKPNTLDLTYSALPETKHPGVGLTVPSQRGLPLGHQTVGGSPIQPAVRTQMWLSEQMEYRPPGPGPELCGALSAWQQEQQQRERLRQEAELNQMLGGASLPVNTLVKIKEGLLRQRELEIDRQKQQILQLHARIRENELKAQQVLQSQKGHCDEPYLLKAKESPFDSPVAQSHPQLHLQLHPHPHPQPQLQVPDRMSPLCCDSGELGRKLAAAELEVIHLNEFLKRNTQKYTEDIKKLEEKMKTRDRYINSLKKKCQRESEQNQEKQQRIETLEKYLADLPSLDEVQAQAHQLEEGQGKAQGLQDTVARLEKSLEEGRAVLQEKEDLIETQCKREKELVAAVQSLQEKVEQCLEDGVRLPMLDLKLLEVENARLQEQQATTSKLIDNQKNQIEKLTLELTAVEQRLQKERCLSQQLQQQLQEKDEDLDAFSYTLHQNRRQVDEGVVVRQGSGGQGPEAGPLLKEMSLCLLDLKALCSILTQRAQGQEPNLALLLGIKSMSMSGEENDNSLVEDNLRAKLLEVGQLRKDIDDLRTAISDRYAQDMGDNCVTQ, encoded by the exons ATGCCCTCGCCCTCCTCCGGCTCCAAGCTCAGCACAGCGCCCTCCCCTGGGAGCAGCCCCTGGTCTTCCTGCCAGCTGCCCTCGCCCCTCGACAGCCCCCTGGACATGAAGGACCCCCGGCCCGTCCGCCGCTGGTCCTCCCTCACCCGCCTCAGCCCCCAGGAGAAGACCATCCCCGGGGGCCGGGCCGCGTACCGCTCTGACCCCCATGGCTCCCTGGACAGAGGGGTGCTCTACGGTTACAGACATGACCCTCTGGGCCCCACGGACCCCTACCTATCCCACCTGCAGTCCCCAGGGGCCGAGGCCAGGTACAAGTACCCCCTGAGTACTAAGACAGACTCTCACTCTGCCTGCTCATCCCCACTCAAACCCAACACCTTAGACCTGACCTACAGTGCCTTACCGGAGACCAAGCACCCTGGCGTCGGGCTGACGGTACCCAGCCAGAGGGGCCTACCACTGGGCCACCAGACAGTAGGAGGGTCCCCCATCCAGCCAGCAGTGAGGACCCAGATGTGGCTGAGTGAGCAGATGGAGTACCGGCCCCCCGGCCCCGGGCCAGAGCTGTGTGGGGCCCTGTCGGCCTGGCaacaggagcagcagcagagggagaggcTACGGCAAGAGGCCGAGCTCAACCAG ATGCTGGGCGGAGCCTCCCTTCCCGTGAACACGCTGGTGAAGATCAAAGAGGGCCTTCTGCGACAGAGAGAACTGGAGATTGACAG ACAGAAGCAACAGATCCTACAGCTCCATGCTCGGATCAGGGAGAACGAGCTGAAAGCGCAACAGGTCCTCCAGAGCCAGAAGGGGCACTGTGACGAGCCCTATCTACTCAAAGCTAAG GAGTCTCCATTTGACAGTCCAGTGGCTCAGTCACACCCCCAGCTCCATCTGCagctccacccccacccccacccccagccCCAGCTGCAGGTCCCAGACCGGATGAGCCCTCTGTGCTGTGACAGTGGGGAGCTGGGCCGTAAGCTGGCCGCTGCAGAGCTGGAGGTCATCCACCTCAACGAGTTCCTCAAACGGAACACCCAGAAATACACAGAGGACATCAAGAAGCTGGAGGAGAAG ATGAAGACGCGTGACCGCTACATCAACAGCCTGAAGAAGAAGTGTCAGCGGGAGAGTGAGCAGAACCAGGAGAAGCAGCAGAGGATAGAGACCCTGGAGAAGTACCTGGCTGACCTGCCTTCCCTGGACGAGGTCCAGGCCCAAGCCCACCAG cTGGAGGAGGGTCAGGGGAAGGCCCAGGGCCTGCAGGACACAGTGGCTCGCCTGGAGAAAAGCCTGGAGGAAGGCCGCGCCGTGCTGCAGGAGAAAGAGGACCTGATTGAGACCCAGTGCAAGAGGGAGAAGGAGCTGGTGGCTGCTGTGCAGAG CCTGCAGGAGAAGGTGGAGCAGTGTCTTGAGGATGGGGTCCGGCTCCCCATGCTGGACCTAAAGCTGCTGGAAGTAGAGAACGCAAGACTACAGGAACAGCAAGCCACCACCAGCAAG CTGATAGACAATCAGAAGAACCAGATAGAAAAACTCACCCTTGAGCTGACG GCTGTAGAGCAGAGGCTGCAGAAGGAGCGATGTCTCTCCCAACAGCTCCAGCAACAGCTGCAGGAGAAGGACGAGGACCTGGATGCGTTCTCCTACACCCTCCACCAG AACCGAAGGCAGGTGGATGAGGGCGTGGTGGTGCGTCAGGGCAGCGGGGGCCAAGGGCCCGAGGCGGGACCCTTACTTAAAGAGATGTCCCTGTGTTTGCTGGACCTCAAGGCCCTCTGTAGTATCCTCACCCAGAGGGCCCAGGGCCAGGAGCCTAACCTGGCACTACTACTGGGCATCAAAT CGATGAGCATGTCAGGGGAGGAGAATGACAACTCCCTGGTGGAGGACAACTTGCGGGCCAAGCTGCTGGAGGTTGGCCAGCTGAGGAAGGACATTGACGACCTGCGCACCGCCATCTCCGACCGCTACGCACAGGACATGGGCGACAACTGTGTGACGCAATGA
- the cep85l gene encoding centrosomal protein of 85 kDa-like isoform X5 gives MKKNLCSNTSPPGWVPGCESSWQGTSSAPGTSNRGRRHSGASDSGDTGIGTSCSDSVEDHSSSSTTLSFQPLRSQGALPTAHVMPSPSSGSKLSTAPSPGSSPWSSCQLPSPLDSPLDMKDPRPVRRWSSLTRLSPQEKTIPGGRAAYRSDPHGSLDRGVLYGYRHDPLGPTDPYLSHLQSPGAEARYKYPLSTKTDSHSACSSPLKPNTLDLTYSALPETKHPGVGLTVPSQRGLPLGHQTVGGSPIQPAVRTQMWLSEQMEYRPPGPGPELCGALSAWQQEQQQRERLRQEAELNQMLGGASLPVNTLVKIKEGLLRQRELEIDRQKQQILQLHARIRENELKAQQVLQSQKGHCDEPYLLKAKESPFDSPVAQSHPQLHLQLHPHPHPQPQLQVPDRMSPLCCDSGELGRKLAAAELEVIHLNEFLKRNTQKYTEDIKKLEEKMKTRDRYINSLKKKCQRESEQNQEKQQRIETLEKYLADLPSLDEVQAQAHQLEEGQGKAQGLQDTVARLEKSLEEGRAVLQEKEDLIETQCKREKELVAAVQSLQEKVEQCLEDGVRLPMLDLKLLEVENARLQEQQATTSKLIDNQKNQIEKLTLELTAVEQRLQKERCLSQQLQQQLQEKDEDLDAFSYTLHQNRRQVDEGVVVRQGSGGQGPEAGPLLKEMSLCLLDLKALCSILTQRAQGQEPNLALLLGIKSMSMSGEENDNSLVEDNLRAKLLEVGQLRKDIDDLRTAISDRYAQDMGDNCVTQ, from the exons accacTCCAGCTCCAGCACCACCTTGTCCTTCCAGCCGCTGCGCTCCCAAGGTGCTCTCCCCACGGCCCACGTCATGCCCTCGCCCTCCTCCGGCTCCAAGCTCAGCACAGCGCCCTCCCCTGGGAGCAGCCCCTGGTCTTCCTGCCAGCTGCCCTCGCCCCTCGACAGCCCCCTGGACATGAAGGACCCCCGGCCCGTCCGCCGCTGGTCCTCCCTCACCCGCCTCAGCCCCCAGGAGAAGACCATCCCCGGGGGCCGGGCCGCGTACCGCTCTGACCCCCATGGCTCCCTGGACAGAGGGGTGCTCTACGGTTACAGACATGACCCTCTGGGCCCCACGGACCCCTACCTATCCCACCTGCAGTCCCCAGGGGCCGAGGCCAGGTACAAGTACCCCCTGAGTACTAAGACAGACTCTCACTCTGCCTGCTCATCCCCACTCAAACCCAACACCTTAGACCTGACCTACAGTGCCTTACCGGAGACCAAGCACCCTGGCGTCGGGCTGACGGTACCCAGCCAGAGGGGCCTACCACTGGGCCACCAGACAGTAGGAGGGTCCCCCATCCAGCCAGCAGTGAGGACCCAGATGTGGCTGAGTGAGCAGATGGAGTACCGGCCCCCCGGCCCCGGGCCAGAGCTGTGTGGGGCCCTGTCGGCCTGGCaacaggagcagcagcagagggagaggcTACGGCAAGAGGCCGAGCTCAACCAG ATGCTGGGCGGAGCCTCCCTTCCCGTGAACACGCTGGTGAAGATCAAAGAGGGCCTTCTGCGACAGAGAGAACTGGAGATTGACAG ACAGAAGCAACAGATCCTACAGCTCCATGCTCGGATCAGGGAGAACGAGCTGAAAGCGCAACAGGTCCTCCAGAGCCAGAAGGGGCACTGTGACGAGCCCTATCTACTCAAAGCTAAG GAGTCTCCATTTGACAGTCCAGTGGCTCAGTCACACCCCCAGCTCCATCTGCagctccacccccacccccacccccagccCCAGCTGCAGGTCCCAGACCGGATGAGCCCTCTGTGCTGTGACAGTGGGGAGCTGGGCCGTAAGCTGGCCGCTGCAGAGCTGGAGGTCATCCACCTCAACGAGTTCCTCAAACGGAACACCCAGAAATACACAGAGGACATCAAGAAGCTGGAGGAGAAG ATGAAGACGCGTGACCGCTACATCAACAGCCTGAAGAAGAAGTGTCAGCGGGAGAGTGAGCAGAACCAGGAGAAGCAGCAGAGGATAGAGACCCTGGAGAAGTACCTGGCTGACCTGCCTTCCCTGGACGAGGTCCAGGCCCAAGCCCACCAG cTGGAGGAGGGTCAGGGGAAGGCCCAGGGCCTGCAGGACACAGTGGCTCGCCTGGAGAAAAGCCTGGAGGAAGGCCGCGCCGTGCTGCAGGAGAAAGAGGACCTGATTGAGACCCAGTGCAAGAGGGAGAAGGAGCTGGTGGCTGCTGTGCAGAG CCTGCAGGAGAAGGTGGAGCAGTGTCTTGAGGATGGGGTCCGGCTCCCCATGCTGGACCTAAAGCTGCTGGAAGTAGAGAACGCAAGACTACAGGAACAGCAAGCCACCACCAGCAAG CTGATAGACAATCAGAAGAACCAGATAGAAAAACTCACCCTTGAGCTGACG GCTGTAGAGCAGAGGCTGCAGAAGGAGCGATGTCTCTCCCAACAGCTCCAGCAACAGCTGCAGGAGAAGGACGAGGACCTGGATGCGTTCTCCTACACCCTCCACCAG AACCGAAGGCAGGTGGATGAGGGCGTGGTGGTGCGTCAGGGCAGCGGGGGCCAAGGGCCCGAGGCGGGACCCTTACTTAAAGAGATGTCCCTGTGTTTGCTGGACCTCAAGGCCCTCTGTAGTATCCTCACCCAGAGGGCCCAGGGCCAGGAGCCTAACCTGGCACTACTACTGGGCATCAAAT CGATGAGCATGTCAGGGGAGGAGAATGACAACTCCCTGGTGGAGGACAACTTGCGGGCCAAGCTGCTGGAGGTTGGCCAGCTGAGGAAGGACATTGACGACCTGCGCACCGCCATCTCCGACCGCTACGCACAGGACATGGGCGACAACTGTGTGACGCAATGA
- the cep85l gene encoding centrosomal protein of 85 kDa-like isoform X4: protein MWGRNEFEDGFDTFKTGSNTSPPGWVPGCESSWQGTSSAPGTSNRGRRHSGASDSGDTGIGTSCSDSVEDHSSSSTTLSFQPLRSQGALPTAHVMPSPSSGSKLSTAPSPGSSPWSSCQLPSPLDSPLDMKDPRPVRRWSSLTRLSPQEKTIPGGRAAYRSDPHGSLDRGVLYGYRHDPLGPTDPYLSHLQSPGAEARYKYPLSTKTDSHSACSSPLKPNTLDLTYSALPETKHPGVGLTVPSQRGLPLGHQTVGGSPIQPAVRTQMWLSEQMEYRPPGPGPELCGALSAWQQEQQQRERLRQEAELNQMLGGASLPVNTLVKIKEGLLRQRELEIDRQKQQILQLHARIRENELKAQQVLQSQKGHCDEPYLLKAKESPFDSPVAQSHPQLHLQLHPHPHPQPQLQVPDRMSPLCCDSGELGRKLAAAELEVIHLNEFLKRNTQKYTEDIKKLEEKMKTRDRYINSLKKKCQRESEQNQEKQQRIETLEKYLADLPSLDEVQAQAHQLEEGQGKAQGLQDTVARLEKSLEEGRAVLQEKEDLIETQCKREKELVAAVQSLQEKVEQCLEDGVRLPMLDLKLLEVENARLQEQQATTSKLIDNQKNQIEKLTLELTAVEQRLQKERCLSQQLQQQLQEKDEDLDAFSYTLHQNRRQVDEGVVVRQGSGGQGPEAGPLLKEMSLCLLDLKALCSILTQRAQGQEPNLALLLGIKSMSMSGEENDNSLVEDNLRAKLLEVGQLRKDIDDLRTAISDRYAQDMGDNCVTQ from the exons accacTCCAGCTCCAGCACCACCTTGTCCTTCCAGCCGCTGCGCTCCCAAGGTGCTCTCCCCACGGCCCACGTCATGCCCTCGCCCTCCTCCGGCTCCAAGCTCAGCACAGCGCCCTCCCCTGGGAGCAGCCCCTGGTCTTCCTGCCAGCTGCCCTCGCCCCTCGACAGCCCCCTGGACATGAAGGACCCCCGGCCCGTCCGCCGCTGGTCCTCCCTCACCCGCCTCAGCCCCCAGGAGAAGACCATCCCCGGGGGCCGGGCCGCGTACCGCTCTGACCCCCATGGCTCCCTGGACAGAGGGGTGCTCTACGGTTACAGACATGACCCTCTGGGCCCCACGGACCCCTACCTATCCCACCTGCAGTCCCCAGGGGCCGAGGCCAGGTACAAGTACCCCCTGAGTACTAAGACAGACTCTCACTCTGCCTGCTCATCCCCACTCAAACCCAACACCTTAGACCTGACCTACAGTGCCTTACCGGAGACCAAGCACCCTGGCGTCGGGCTGACGGTACCCAGCCAGAGGGGCCTACCACTGGGCCACCAGACAGTAGGAGGGTCCCCCATCCAGCCAGCAGTGAGGACCCAGATGTGGCTGAGTGAGCAGATGGAGTACCGGCCCCCCGGCCCCGGGCCAGAGCTGTGTGGGGCCCTGTCGGCCTGGCaacaggagcagcagcagagggagaggcTACGGCAAGAGGCCGAGCTCAACCAG ATGCTGGGCGGAGCCTCCCTTCCCGTGAACACGCTGGTGAAGATCAAAGAGGGCCTTCTGCGACAGAGAGAACTGGAGATTGACAG ACAGAAGCAACAGATCCTACAGCTCCATGCTCGGATCAGGGAGAACGAGCTGAAAGCGCAACAGGTCCTCCAGAGCCAGAAGGGGCACTGTGACGAGCCCTATCTACTCAAAGCTAAG GAGTCTCCATTTGACAGTCCAGTGGCTCAGTCACACCCCCAGCTCCATCTGCagctccacccccacccccacccccagccCCAGCTGCAGGTCCCAGACCGGATGAGCCCTCTGTGCTGTGACAGTGGGGAGCTGGGCCGTAAGCTGGCCGCTGCAGAGCTGGAGGTCATCCACCTCAACGAGTTCCTCAAACGGAACACCCAGAAATACACAGAGGACATCAAGAAGCTGGAGGAGAAG ATGAAGACGCGTGACCGCTACATCAACAGCCTGAAGAAGAAGTGTCAGCGGGAGAGTGAGCAGAACCAGGAGAAGCAGCAGAGGATAGAGACCCTGGAGAAGTACCTGGCTGACCTGCCTTCCCTGGACGAGGTCCAGGCCCAAGCCCACCAG cTGGAGGAGGGTCAGGGGAAGGCCCAGGGCCTGCAGGACACAGTGGCTCGCCTGGAGAAAAGCCTGGAGGAAGGCCGCGCCGTGCTGCAGGAGAAAGAGGACCTGATTGAGACCCAGTGCAAGAGGGAGAAGGAGCTGGTGGCTGCTGTGCAGAG CCTGCAGGAGAAGGTGGAGCAGTGTCTTGAGGATGGGGTCCGGCTCCCCATGCTGGACCTAAAGCTGCTGGAAGTAGAGAACGCAAGACTACAGGAACAGCAAGCCACCACCAGCAAG CTGATAGACAATCAGAAGAACCAGATAGAAAAACTCACCCTTGAGCTGACG GCTGTAGAGCAGAGGCTGCAGAAGGAGCGATGTCTCTCCCAACAGCTCCAGCAACAGCTGCAGGAGAAGGACGAGGACCTGGATGCGTTCTCCTACACCCTCCACCAG AACCGAAGGCAGGTGGATGAGGGCGTGGTGGTGCGTCAGGGCAGCGGGGGCCAAGGGCCCGAGGCGGGACCCTTACTTAAAGAGATGTCCCTGTGTTTGCTGGACCTCAAGGCCCTCTGTAGTATCCTCACCCAGAGGGCCCAGGGCCAGGAGCCTAACCTGGCACTACTACTGGGCATCAAAT CGATGAGCATGTCAGGGGAGGAGAATGACAACTCCCTGGTGGAGGACAACTTGCGGGCCAAGCTGCTGGAGGTTGGCCAGCTGAGGAAGGACATTGACGACCTGCGCACCGCCATCTCCGACCGCTACGCACAGGACATGGGCGACAACTGTGTGACGCAATGA
- the cep85l gene encoding centrosomal protein of 85 kDa-like isoform X2, giving the protein MKKNLCSNTSPPGWVPGCESSWQGTSSAPGTSNRGRRHSGASDSGDTGIGTSCSDSVEDCNPHEGRILFLEPLHQFYNHSSSSTTLSFQPLRSQGALPTAHVMPSPSSGSKLSTAPSPGSSPWSSCQLPSPLDSPLDMKDPRPVRRWSSLTRLSPQEKTIPGGRAAYRSDPHGSLDRGVLYGYRHDPLGPTDPYLSHLQSPGAEARYKYPLSTKTDSHSACSSPLKPNTLDLTYSALPETKHPGVGLTVPSQRGLPLGHQTVGGSPIQPAVRTQMWLSEQMEYRPPGPGPELCGALSAWQQEQQQRERLRQEAELNQMLGGASLPVNTLVKIKEGLLRQRELEIDRQKQQILQLHARIRENELKAQQVLQSQKGHCDEPYLLKAKESPFDSPVAQSHPQLHLQLHPHPHPQPQLQVPDRMSPLCCDSGELGRKLAAAELEVIHLNEFLKRNTQKYTEDIKKLEEKMKTRDRYINSLKKKCQRESEQNQEKQQRIETLEKYLADLPSLDEVQAQAHQLEEGQGKAQGLQDTVARLEKSLEEGRAVLQEKEDLIETQCKREKELVAAVQSLQEKVEQCLEDGVRLPMLDLKLLEVENARLQEQQATTSKLIDNQKNQIEKLTLELTAVEQRLQKERCLSQQLQQQLQEKDEDLDAFSYTLHQNRRQVDEGVVVRQGSGGQGPEAGPLLKEMSLCLLDLKALCSILTQRAQGQEPNLALLLGIKSMSMSGEENDNSLVEDNLRAKLLEVGQLRKDIDDLRTAISDRYAQDMGDNCVTQ; this is encoded by the exons accacTCCAGCTCCAGCACCACCTTGTCCTTCCAGCCGCTGCGCTCCCAAGGTGCTCTCCCCACGGCCCACGTCATGCCCTCGCCCTCCTCCGGCTCCAAGCTCAGCACAGCGCCCTCCCCTGGGAGCAGCCCCTGGTCTTCCTGCCAGCTGCCCTCGCCCCTCGACAGCCCCCTGGACATGAAGGACCCCCGGCCCGTCCGCCGCTGGTCCTCCCTCACCCGCCTCAGCCCCCAGGAGAAGACCATCCCCGGGGGCCGGGCCGCGTACCGCTCTGACCCCCATGGCTCCCTGGACAGAGGGGTGCTCTACGGTTACAGACATGACCCTCTGGGCCCCACGGACCCCTACCTATCCCACCTGCAGTCCCCAGGGGCCGAGGCCAGGTACAAGTACCCCCTGAGTACTAAGACAGACTCTCACTCTGCCTGCTCATCCCCACTCAAACCCAACACCTTAGACCTGACCTACAGTGCCTTACCGGAGACCAAGCACCCTGGCGTCGGGCTGACGGTACCCAGCCAGAGGGGCCTACCACTGGGCCACCAGACAGTAGGAGGGTCCCCCATCCAGCCAGCAGTGAGGACCCAGATGTGGCTGAGTGAGCAGATGGAGTACCGGCCCCCCGGCCCCGGGCCAGAGCTGTGTGGGGCCCTGTCGGCCTGGCaacaggagcagcagcagagggagaggcTACGGCAAGAGGCCGAGCTCAACCAG ATGCTGGGCGGAGCCTCCCTTCCCGTGAACACGCTGGTGAAGATCAAAGAGGGCCTTCTGCGACAGAGAGAACTGGAGATTGACAG ACAGAAGCAACAGATCCTACAGCTCCATGCTCGGATCAGGGAGAACGAGCTGAAAGCGCAACAGGTCCTCCAGAGCCAGAAGGGGCACTGTGACGAGCCCTATCTACTCAAAGCTAAG GAGTCTCCATTTGACAGTCCAGTGGCTCAGTCACACCCCCAGCTCCATCTGCagctccacccccacccccacccccagccCCAGCTGCAGGTCCCAGACCGGATGAGCCCTCTGTGCTGTGACAGTGGGGAGCTGGGCCGTAAGCTGGCCGCTGCAGAGCTGGAGGTCATCCACCTCAACGAGTTCCTCAAACGGAACACCCAGAAATACACAGAGGACATCAAGAAGCTGGAGGAGAAG ATGAAGACGCGTGACCGCTACATCAACAGCCTGAAGAAGAAGTGTCAGCGGGAGAGTGAGCAGAACCAGGAGAAGCAGCAGAGGATAGAGACCCTGGAGAAGTACCTGGCTGACCTGCCTTCCCTGGACGAGGTCCAGGCCCAAGCCCACCAG cTGGAGGAGGGTCAGGGGAAGGCCCAGGGCCTGCAGGACACAGTGGCTCGCCTGGAGAAAAGCCTGGAGGAAGGCCGCGCCGTGCTGCAGGAGAAAGAGGACCTGATTGAGACCCAGTGCAAGAGGGAGAAGGAGCTGGTGGCTGCTGTGCAGAG CCTGCAGGAGAAGGTGGAGCAGTGTCTTGAGGATGGGGTCCGGCTCCCCATGCTGGACCTAAAGCTGCTGGAAGTAGAGAACGCAAGACTACAGGAACAGCAAGCCACCACCAGCAAG CTGATAGACAATCAGAAGAACCAGATAGAAAAACTCACCCTTGAGCTGACG GCTGTAGAGCAGAGGCTGCAGAAGGAGCGATGTCTCTCCCAACAGCTCCAGCAACAGCTGCAGGAGAAGGACGAGGACCTGGATGCGTTCTCCTACACCCTCCACCAG AACCGAAGGCAGGTGGATGAGGGCGTGGTGGTGCGTCAGGGCAGCGGGGGCCAAGGGCCCGAGGCGGGACCCTTACTTAAAGAGATGTCCCTGTGTTTGCTGGACCTCAAGGCCCTCTGTAGTATCCTCACCCAGAGGGCCCAGGGCCAGGAGCCTAACCTGGCACTACTACTGGGCATCAAAT CGATGAGCATGTCAGGGGAGGAGAATGACAACTCCCTGGTGGAGGACAACTTGCGGGCCAAGCTGCTGGAGGTTGGCCAGCTGAGGAAGGACATTGACGACCTGCGCACCGCCATCTCCGACCGCTACGCACAGGACATGGGCGACAACTGTGTGACGCAATGA
- the pln1 gene encoding phospholamban has product MDKVQHTMRSAIRRASMAVDVPPQARQNMQELFVNFSLILICLLLIYIIVLLM; this is encoded by the coding sequence ATGGATAAGGTGCAGCACACGATGCGCTCGGCCATCCGCAGAGCCTCCATGGCGGTGGACGTGCCTCCCCAGGCCAGGCAGAACATGCAGGAGCTCTTTGTCAACTTCAGCCTCATCCTCATCTGCCTGCTGCTCATCTACATCATCGTGTTGTTGATGTGA